The following proteins are co-located in the Choristoneura fumiferana chromosome 23, NRCan_CFum_1, whole genome shotgun sequence genome:
- the LOC141441179 gene encoding uncharacterized protein, producing the protein MYFVDLHVTALTHFGTEIKVDFYFYEFLSNEYRRGFVEMHFSLCDLIHKDKFFGAAMRQGKLRQPCPYPPGDYHMYNMSIPSVAIPPGFPFTKGRIYANATRGQDYVLCGHIDMELKEKLIRPGRKDKKSAVHNFFHN; encoded by the exons ATGTACTTCGTTGATTTGCATGTGACGGCACTTACTCATTTCGGCACTGAAATCAAG GTGGACTTCTATTTCTATGAGTTTCTGAGCAACGAGTACCGGCGCGGGTTTGTGGAGATGCACTTCAGCTTATGCGATCTCATTCACAAGGACAAGTTTTTTGGGGCCGCGATGAGACAGGGGAAGCTGCGGCAACCCTGCCCGTATCCACCG GGCGACTATCATATGTACAACATGTCCATCCCGTCGGTGGCTATCCCCCCCGGATTCCCGTTCACGAAGGGACGCATCTACGCGAACGCGACCCGTGGCCAAGATTACGTGCTCTGCGGCCACATCGACATGGAGCTCAAAGAGAAGCTGATCAGACCAGGTCGGAAGGATAAAAAGAGTGCTGTGCACAACTTCTTCCATaactaa